In Thermodesulfobacteriota bacterium, the following are encoded in one genomic region:
- a CDS encoding decaprenyl-phosphate phosphoribosyltransferase, with the protein MSSLLRDIFLLLRPHQWVKNLLVLAPPFFGGVLFTGWGMAFIMFFAFLAFSLASSAGYIINDMVDLEADRLHPKKKLRPIASGKVGAAEALIIALAAFSGAALISYSLDTGFLLIIIAYTALSVLYSFYLQRFALVDCFVIALGFVLRLEAGGMASGTVVSNWLLLTTFVLSLLLALGKRRYELAAASADPAAHRESLSGYSLNFLDQAITIFAATAIVTYAIYALNAGSRIFLFTVGFACYGVLRYLHLVQNSISGDPTESLLRDPPLLLCVLLWLVLTAVIIYHDNLLGLFQ; encoded by the coding sequence ATGTCCTCTCTTCTTCGGGATATCTTCCTTCTCCTCCGGCCTCACCAGTGGGTCAAGAATCTGCTCGTGCTCGCGCCGCCGTTTTTCGGGGGCGTCCTTTTCACCGGCTGGGGCATGGCCTTCATTATGTTTTTCGCGTTCCTCGCCTTCTCGCTCGCCTCTTCGGCGGGCTACATAATAAACGACATGGTAGACCTCGAAGCCGACAGGCTTCACCCGAAGAAAAAACTGAGGCCGATCGCGTCGGGCAAGGTCGGCGCGGCGGAAGCCCTGATCATTGCCCTGGCCGCATTCTCCGGGGCGGCGCTAATTTCCTATAGCCTCGACACCGGGTTCCTCCTGATTATTATCGCCTACACGGCACTCAGCGTTCTTTATTCCTTCTACCTCCAGAGATTCGCGCTTGTAGACTGCTTCGTCATAGCCCTGGGTTTCGTGCTCAGGCTCGAGGCGGGGGGCATGGCGTCGGGGACGGTAGTATCGAACTGGCTTCTGTTGACAACCTTCGTGCTCTCGCTCCTCCTGGCGCTTGGCAAGCGGCGCTACGAGCTCGCGGCAGCTTCCGCCGACCCGGCGGCGCACAGGGAATCGCTTTCGGGATACAGCCTCAATTTTCTGGATCAGGCAATCACTATATTCGCCGCTACGGCCATTGTGACATACGCTATATACGCGCTCAATGCCGGTTCCAGGATCTTCCTGTTTACGGTAGGGTTCGCATGCTACGGGGTACTGAGATACCTGCACCTGGTTCAGAATTCGATAAGCGGCGACCCGACCGAGTCGCTCCTCCGCGATCCACCGCTCCTTCTGTGCGTTCTATTATGGCTCGTTCTCACCGCCGTTATCATTTACCACGACAATCTCCTCGGCCTCTTTCAATAG
- the cofE gene encoding coenzyme F420-0:L-glutamate ligase, whose amino-acid sequence MPSFPKQLSIIPVPGIPEIKPGDDLVRILAAAVGEAGISIEEGDIVVFAQKIVSKAEGRIVDLEEVEPSPFAESVARTLGKDPRLVEVIFSETTKVIRMDQRKPDKGRLIVETRGGIISANAGVDASNVSGGDRVTLLPLDSDESARKLAEDIKRAFGVDAAVIITDTVGRPWRDGLVDIAIGCHGMKAMRDLRGGLDAKGMPLIATVMADADELASAAGLVMEKASSIPVVIIRGYEYEKGGTGAREMIRPPEDDLFR is encoded by the coding sequence ATGCCGAGCTTTCCAAAACAACTTTCGATAATTCCGGTTCCGGGAATACCCGAGATAAAGCCCGGGGACGATCTAGTACGAATCCTCGCCGCCGCGGTCGGCGAGGCGGGGATCTCAATAGAGGAGGGCGACATAGTGGTCTTCGCACAAAAGATAGTGTCCAAGGCCGAAGGGCGTATAGTAGACCTTGAAGAGGTCGAGCCCTCGCCCTTCGCCGAATCTGTCGCCAGGACCCTCGGCAAGGACCCGCGTCTCGTCGAGGTGATATTCTCGGAGACGACGAAGGTCATAAGGATGGACCAGAGAAAGCCCGACAAGGGAAGGCTCATAGTGGAGACGAGGGGCGGGATCATATCCGCCAACGCCGGCGTCGATGCGTCGAACGTCTCGGGCGGAGACCGCGTGACGCTCCTGCCTCTGGATTCCGACGAGTCGGCGAGAAAGCTGGCCGAGGATATAAAACGTGCGTTCGGCGTCGATGCGGCGGTCATAATCACCGACACGGTGGGCAGACCCTGGCGCGACGGGCTCGTTGACATAGCCATAGGCTGCCACGGCATGAAGGCGATGAGGGACCTCAGGGGAGGGCTCGATGCGAAGGGGATGCCTCTCATAGCCACCGTCATGGCCGACGCCGACGAGCTCGCCTCGGCGGCGGGGCTCGTGATGGAGAAAGCGTCGTCCATCCCCGTCGTCATAATAAGGGGATACGAGTACGAAAAGGGCGGTACAGGGGCGCGGGAGATGATAAGGCCCCCCGAGGACGACCTTTTCAGGTGA
- a CDS encoding DUF1579 domain-containing protein, whose protein sequence is MKDLTLRKSFLFPVLALVLSFGLFVLPAVSQDSPLDSAKDAVDSAVDNAVQGTKEAADDAGKTVEDAGKAVDQEAARKKEEMMAKWQEYATPGENHKPLDQLVGDWDYTVKFWETPESEPSESTGTSKIEWILGGRYIQQTTKGMAMGQEFEGLGLMGYDNANEEYVSVWVDNMGTGLMTGTGTYDAATKTFEDKGTFSCPMEDEKDKPYRTVTTVNGPDQFTFEMFAAGPDGKEARMMEIVYNRKK, encoded by the coding sequence ATGAAGGATTTGACTTTAAGGAAATCTTTTTTGTTCCCGGTATTGGCGCTCGTTCTGTCGTTCGGGCTTTTTGTCCTGCCTGCCGTATCGCAGGATTCCCCGCTGGACTCCGCTAAAGACGCCGTGGACAGCGCGGTAGACAACGCAGTACAGGGCACCAAGGAAGCGGCGGACGATGCGGGGAAGACCGTGGAAGACGCCGGGAAGGCCGTTGACCAGGAGGCCGCCAGGAAGAAGGAAGAGATGATGGCGAAGTGGCAGGAATACGCCACCCCGGGCGAGAACCACAAGCCTCTCGACCAGCTCGTCGGCGACTGGGACTATACTGTAAAATTCTGGGAGACCCCGGAATCCGAGCCTTCGGAATCTACCGGCACGAGCAAAATCGAATGGATACTCGGCGGAAGGTACATTCAGCAGACCACCAAGGGCATGGCCATGGGACAGGAGTTCGAGGGCCTCGGGCTCATGGGCTACGACAACGCCAACGAAGAATACGTGAGCGTTTGGGTGGACAACATGGGCACCGGGCTAATGACCGGTACGGGCACTTACGATGCCGCAACCAAGACCTTCGAGGACAAGGGTACGTTCTCGTGTCCGATGGAAGACGAGAAGGATAAGCCCTACCGCACGGTGACGACCGTCAACGGCCCCGACCAGTTCACGTTCGAAATGTTCGCCGCGGGACCGGACGGCAAGGAAGCCCGCATGATGGAAATCGTCTACAATAGAAAGAAATAA
- a CDS encoding sterol desaturase family protein, with amino-acid sequence MKNLARQILAYTLWPILLGVPIFLVYKGIGNDRPTLYFNIAYLGLAATLFVLERLMPYREEWVKSDGQEFPDFAHTVLTKGLIQLALFLLLISGIIHTMGDRGPSSFWPSGLPLAAQVILAMVISEFGLYWAHRLEHTWSFLWRFHSIHHSVEKLWFFNTGRFHFVDTFNSLLFSIPLLFLLGVPGDVFIYFSSITAFIGLLTHCNIDMHCGVLNYIFNTPNVHRWHHSKKVEEGNNNYGENLLLFDMIFGTFYFPRDRHVGPLGIKEHMPKAFIGQLVAPFRWHKTQNKQGR; translated from the coding sequence ATGAAGAATCTCGCCAGGCAAATACTCGCCTACACTCTGTGGCCTATACTGCTCGGGGTGCCGATTTTCCTCGTGTACAAAGGCATCGGCAATGACAGGCCGACGCTTTATTTTAACATAGCTTATCTCGGCCTCGCCGCCACGCTGTTCGTTCTCGAAAGGCTGATGCCTTACAGGGAAGAATGGGTGAAGTCCGACGGGCAGGAATTCCCCGACTTCGCGCATACCGTTCTTACCAAGGGGCTTATACAGCTGGCGCTCTTTTTACTCCTGATAAGCGGCATCATACATACTATGGGCGACAGGGGGCCGAGCTCGTTCTGGCCCTCGGGGCTTCCTCTCGCGGCACAGGTGATTCTGGCGATGGTTATAAGCGAGTTCGGGCTTTACTGGGCGCACAGGCTGGAGCATACGTGGTCTTTCCTCTGGCGCTTCCATTCCATTCATCACAGCGTCGAGAAGCTCTGGTTCTTCAACACAGGGAGGTTCCATTTCGTCGATACGTTCAACAGCCTCTTGTTCAGTATCCCGCTTCTCTTCCTGCTCGGCGTGCCCGGCGACGTATTCATATACTTCAGCTCCATAACGGCGTTCATAGGGCTTCTCACACACTGTAACATCGACATGCACTGCGGGGTTCTGAACTACATATTCAACACCCCGAACGTACACAGGTGGCACCACTCGAAAAAGGTGGAGGAGGGGAACAATAACTACGGTGAGAATCTTCTTCTCTTCGATATGATATTCGGGACCTTTTATTTTCCGAGGGACCGCCACGTGGGGCCCCTCGGGATAAAAGAACATATGCCGAAAGCCTTCATAGGCCAGCTCGTCGCGCCCTTCCGCTGGCACAAGACGCAGAACAAGCAGGGCCGGTGA
- a CDS encoding thioredoxin family protein, whose protein sequence is MALTPSSMMPLGTKAPDFRLPSPVSGGELGLDELKSDKATVVMFICNHCPYVKHVQKELVALANDYIPNGISFVAINSNDVEKYPDDSPENMKAVAERLGYPFPYLYDETQETARAYGAECTPDFFVFDAGLGCVYRGQFDDSRPGNGRPVTGADLRKALDSILRDEPVPGEQTPSIGCNIKWK, encoded by the coding sequence ATGGCGCTTACCCCTTCGAGCATGATGCCGCTCGGTACTAAAGCACCCGATTTCAGGCTGCCGTCCCCCGTGAGCGGGGGCGAGCTCGGCCTCGACGAGCTAAAGTCGGACAAGGCGACGGTGGTGATGTTCATCTGCAATCACTGCCCTTACGTTAAGCACGTTCAGAAAGAGCTCGTCGCCCTCGCGAACGACTATATACCGAATGGGATTTCCTTCGTCGCCATAAACTCGAACGACGTAGAGAAGTATCCCGACGATTCCCCCGAGAATATGAAGGCGGTGGCCGAAAGGCTCGGGTATCCCTTCCCGTACCTCTACGACGAGACGCAGGAGACGGCAAGGGCGTACGGCGCCGAGTGCACTCCGGACTTCTTCGTTTTCGACGCGGGGCTCGGGTGCGTATACAGGGGCCAGTTCGACGATTCGAGGCCCGGGAACGGGAGGCCTGTGACCGGAGCGGATTTGAGAAAGGCCCTCGACAGCATCCTTCGGGACGAGCCCGTGCCCGGAGAGCAGACGCCGAGCATAGGCTGCAATATAAAGTGGAAATAA